The genomic segment CGCACCTGCACGCCGAACTCGGCCTGGCCACGCCGTGAGGCCGGTCCGGCTGGGCGTGGCGGGGCTCGGCGTCATTTCGAAGTACTACCTGGCGGCGATCTCCGCCCATCCCGGGACCGAGCTGGCCGCGGTCTGCGATCTGCGGCCGGAGGCGCTGGCGCCCTTCGCGGGTGGCGTGGCGTGCTTCACCGACCACACGGCCATGTTCGACCGTGTCGACGCGGTGGTGGTGACCACGCCGAACGACACCCACGAGCAGCTGTGCCGGGACGCGCTGGCCGCCGGGCTCCCGGTCTGCGTGGAGAAGCCGCTGGCGATCGACGTGGAAGCGGGACGGCGGCTCAACCGCCTCGGCGGCCGCCTGTTCACCGCGTTCCACCGGCGCTACAACCGGAACGTGCTGGCGCTCAGGGAATCTCTCGTCGGGTCGCCGAAGATCACCGGGCTGCGGGTGCGGTACCTGGAGAAGATCGAGGAGCACGTCGGCGACGACGCGTGGTACCTCGACATCGACCGGTGCGGTGGCGGGTGCGTCGCCGACAACGGGCCCAACGCGTTCGACCTCGTCCGGATGTTCCTCGGCGAGGTGAGCGTCGAGGACGCCGTGGTCACCCGGGACGCCGCCGGGGTCGACCGCCTCGCGGTGGTCCGGTTGCGCGCGGCCGACGGCACACCGGCCCGGGTCGAGCTGGACTGGTCGCGCCCGGGGGAGACCAAGGACGTCGCTGTCGAGCTGGCCGACGGGACCATGCACACGGCCGACCTGCTCGACGGCTTCACCGGCTTCAAGAACTCCCTGTGGCACGAGTACGAAGGTGTGCTGGCGGCGTTCCTCGGCGGCGAACCGGATCACGGGCTGCCCGCGCTGGAACTGGTGGCCGCGACCTACCACCGTGAACCGGTGCTCCGGTGAAAGAGAACGGGCCCAAGCGCGAGGTGGACGGCGTGCTGGTGAAAGTCCTGCTGCACCGGCGGGACGAACGCGGGATGAGCCTCGAACCCCATGCCAGCCGCTGCGTCCGCCGGGGCGAGGTGCACGAGCTGGTCACCACGGATCACCGCGAAACCGAGGCGGGCGCCCGGATCGACCGGGTGGGGTTCCTCGGTTTCGCCGAGATCTCCTGCGCGGGCGTGCTCGACCGCGGTGACGAGTTCTGGCTCGGCGACACCCTCATCGGCACCGTGCTCGGCTTCGACGCGTGCCACTTCCCCAACCACTACAACATCCTGATCACCCGCGCCGACGTGGTGACCGGCGCCGACCTCGGCCTGACCCCGGAACTCCCCGTGTCCTTCCGCCCGGCCTGAACACCAATGTGGCTTTCGGGGCGGAATCCGCCCCGAAAGCCACATTCGTGTCGCGTATCAGCCCAGCAGGGGCACGCTCAGCTTGCCGAAGTGGAAGCTGCGCACGGCGGCGAGCAGTTCATCGGCGGAGAGCTGACCGTCACCCGAGGTGTCGATCTCGTCGAAGGCCGAGCGGGCTTCGCTCCGGTCCACGCCCACCGCGCTCAGCCAGGTGGCGAACTCGTCCCCGTTGATCTGGCCGTCCCGGTTCGTGTCGCACATGCCGATCACGCCCTTGATCACCGGGCGCATCACGCGGTTGAAGCTGGCTTCGCCCTCTTCGAAGATGAGCTTTTCGGTCACCGCGCGGAACTGGTCCTGCGTGAGCGAGCCGTTGCGGCCCACGCCCGCCTGGGTGGCGAGGTACTCGAACATCCCGGTGAGCGCGTTCTCCAGGTTCCGCCCCTCGGTCGACGAGGACTGCCTGCCGAAGGCCTCGCAGATCCGGCGGGCCTCCTCCTGGAAGTCGGCGAGTTCGAGCGTGCCGTCCCCGTTGGTGTCCCACTTCTCGAAACGCTGGGTGAGCCGATCCTGAGCAACAGCGGTGGTCATGAATTTCCCTTTCCCTACCACGGGTTGATGCGAACTAGCCCCCGCCGGCGGTCCGGCGGAAGATCTCAGAGCAGGCGCACGTGGTGCCCGGCGACCCGGCCGCGGGTGTCGAGCAGGCAGCGGGCTTCCCGCGCCAGCAGTGCGCTCTCGTAGCATTCGTGGTCCTGCAGCAGCACGGTCAGATCCGCGGCGGCGAGCGCGGCGGGCAGGTCCTCCACCCGGTCCAGCGCCACCGAGTCCACTTCGAACCGGTCGATGTACGGGTCGTGGTACCGCAGTCTGGCCCCGCGCTCGGCGAACGCTTCGGCCACCGCGATCGCGGGTGACTCCCGCACGTCCGGCACGTCGGGCTTATAGGTCACGCCGAGCAGCAGCACCTCGGCGCCGTTCAGGCCGTCGGCGAGGATCGCGTCGGCTCGCCGGGCCACGTACTCCGGCATGCCGTCGTTGACCTGCCTGGCCGCGGAAACCAGGCTGAAGGAGAACCCCTCGCGCTGGGCCTTGCTGGTCAGGTACAGCGGGTCGACCGGGATGCAGTGCCCGCCGATGCCGGGGCCCGGCCGGAACGGGGCGAACCCGAACGGTTTGGTCGCCGCGCAGTCCAGCACGTCCCACACGTCGATGTTCATCCGGTCGCAGAACACGGCCATCTCGTTCACCAGCGCGATGTTGACGAACCGGTAGGTGTTCTCCAGCAGTTTCGACATTTCCGCTTCCCGCGTTCCCCTGGCGACCACCACGGTGTCCACCAGTCCGCCGTAGAAGGCGACACCGTGTTTCGCGCAGAGCGGGGTGAGGCCGCCGATCACCTTCGGGGTGTTGGCGATGCCGTAACGCGCATTTCCCGGATCGATCCGTTCCGGTGAATAGACCAGGTGGAAATCCTCGCCGGCGACGAGCCCGCTGCCGCTTTCCAGAATGGGGCGCACCACCTCCTCGGTCGTGCCGGGGAAACTCGTCGATTCCAGTACCACCAGCGTGCCGGGCCGCAGCCGCCCGGCGACGGCGCGCGCCGCCGAGCGGACAGCCCGCAGGTCCGGTTTGCCCTGCGGGGTCAGCCCGGTCGGCACGCAGATCACCACGGTTTCGGCGGTGGCCAGCACGGCGTCGTCCGAGGTGGCCCGGAAGCCGGTGGCGAGCATGTGAGCGAGGTCGTCCCCGGTCACCCCGTGCACCGGCGACCGGCCCGCGTTCAGGCTGCTCACCAGCGGTTCGTCGATGTCGAGGCCGGTGGTGGGCACCCCGGCGCGGCAGGCCTGCCGCGCGAGCGGGAGGCCGACGTAACCGAGCCCCACGACCACCAGGCCGGTGGTGGTCAAGCGGAGAAGCTTCCGCTGCCCGGGGCCACGTGCGAGCCGTGGTTCGGGGCGACTTCGAGCGACGGGGTGAGGCAGAGCGGGTCGCCGTAGATCCGCACGGTGCCGTCCGTGTCGTTGACCAGTACGTGCGCGGCCGCCGGCAATTTGTGGCAGCCCGTCGGATCCTGGTAGACGGTCAGTTCGGTGAATTCCGTTTCGAAGACCATCACCCGGCCGGAAGCGGCCGACGCCGGTGCGGTGACCATCAGCGTGGTGAAAGCCGCGAGAACCGCGGCCATGGAGCAGGTTTTGCGCATGGTGATCCCCTCGTTCGCAGAAATGCGGAATGGCAAACCGTTGCGAAATGTAACGTAGCAGCAGCCCAGAGTGACGGTAAGAGGTCGCGCGCAAGGAGCACCGGAGGAGTGACGGTGTGACGCGACGGGAACCCGTCAGTGGAGCATGATCACCGTGCGTTCACCGCGTGGGACGGGCGAAGAATACGGACGTAGGCGTGAAACTGTTTCGGCTCAGGGCTTTTCTCACGCCTCGTAAACGGCGGACGGGACGAGCCAGCGCGGCAGCGGTTCGCCGGAATCGCGCCACCGCACGGGAATCCCGTCGTAACCGGTGCGGGCCGCGATGATCCCGCCGGTCATGGCGCACACCGTGTCCACGTCTTCGGCGACCCGGGCCGCCGTCCACAGCGCGTCCTCGAAATCGCCGAAGTGGTGTGCCGCCAGCCAAAGCGAGAGCGGCACGGAATCCATCGCGCTCACTTCGCGGCCGTTGCCCAGTTCGCGCGCGGCTTCTTCGGCGGTGCCGCGGAACTCGGCGGCCACCTCGATCCGGCGCCGGACTTCGCCGAGTGCGACTCGCGTGGCCACCGCCCGGAGCAGCTCGCCGCCGTCGAGCGGGCTGGTGCACGCCAGCGCGGCCGCGACGGCCACCGCCACCGCGCCCGCGATGCCTTCCGGGTGCGCGTGGGTGACTTCGGCCGACTTGGCGGCTTCGGTGACCACCCGGTCCAGCTCCGGGGCGAACCAGGCGCCGAGCGGGGCGACCCGCATCGCGGCACCGTTGCCCCACGACCCGCCGCCGAAGACCGACCGCGCGATGTCCCGCCACGACTCGCCGCGCCGGTACCGCAGCAGCACCCGCTCGGCGCCGGGGCCGTAACCGCGGTCCGGGTCGAAGTGGCGCTGGAAGTGGTCGGCGAGGTCGTCCTGGTCGAGGTGGCCGTGCCGGTCGAGCACGCTGAGCACCGAGCAGGCCATCTCGGTGTCGTCGGTCCAGGCCCACGGCCCCGGCGGCAGCACCCGGCCGACGACGTCGGGGTGATCGCCCGGCAAGGTGATCCGCGCGCCGAAGGCGTCACCGATCCTCAGGCCGTGGAGGCTGGCGTACGCGGGGCTCAGGGGTGCCATGCCCGCCACTATGCCAAAGCCGGCCGCCCGGGTTGGCGGAATCGCGGTACCGGCCAGTCGGTCTGACAGATGCCGGTCGCGGCCGCTTCGGCCAAGCTGGGGTCCGGGCAAATCGGACGAGGAGGCGGTCATGCCGGAAACCCGCAAACCAGGACGGCTCCGACGACGGCTCGGCTGGGTGGCACTCGGCTTCGTGCTGGTGGTCGCGCTGCTGGTCGCGGTGGGGGCGTACGCGCTCGACCCGGGCGGTGATCCGCCGGATCCGGCGGGCCTGGGGGCGAACCCGCAGGTGGGCGCGCCCGACGAGCAGACCATTCCGACGGTCAACGGCGCGAACGTGATCGGCTGGCCCGCCGACAAGGCGCCGACCGCGCCACCGGGCTTCACCGTCACGCGGTTCGCGGCCGGGCTGGACCACCCGCGCTGGCTGTACCAGCTGCCCAACGGCGACGTGCTCGCCGCGGAGTCGGCCACCGCGCCGGGCGGTGGGTTGTTCGCCTCGCTGTTCGACCTGGTGCGCGGCAACGACGGCTCGCGCGGGGAGAGCGCGAACCGCATCACGCTGCTGCGCGATGCCGACGGGGACGGGGTCGCCGAGTTCCGCACGCCGTTCCTGGAGAACCTCAACCAGCCGTTCGGCATGGCGCTGATCGGCGAGGCGCTGTACGTCGGCAACACCGACAGCGTCTGGCGCTTCCCGTACCGCGAAGGCGAAACCCGGATCAGCGACCCGGGGCAGAAGATCCTCGACCTGCCCGCGGGTGGCTACAACAACCACTGGACGCGCAACGTCGTCGCCGCGCCCGACGGCTCGAAGCTGTACGTGACCGTCGGTTCCGGCAGCAACGTCGCGGAAAACGGGCTGGACAACGAGATCCGGCGCGCGATGGTGCTCGAGATCAACCCGGACGGCACCGGGGAGCGGGTGCTCGCCTCGGGGATGCGCAACCCCAACGGCCTCGACTTCGAACCGCAGACAGGTACATTGTGGACGGTCGTGAACGAGCGGGACATGCTCGGCGACGACGTGCCGCCGGACTATCTGACCCGCGTGCGCGACGGCGACTTCTACGGCTGGCCGTGGAGCTACTGGGGGCAGCGGGTGGACGAGCGGGTCGAGCCCCAGCGGCCGGACCTGGTGTCGAAGTCGCTGGTGCCGGACTACTCGCTCGGCGCGCACACCGCGCCGCTCGGCCTGGCTTTCTACCGCGGCAGCGCTTTTGACGAGCGCTACCGTGGCGGCGCGTTCATCGGTGAGCACGGATCGTGGAACCGCGGCCGGTCGGTCGGCTTCACGGTCGACTTCGTGCCGTTCCGCGACGGGATGCCGAGTGGTCCGCCGGAGGAGTTCCTCACCGGGTTCAAGCCTGACCCGGACAATGCCGACACCTATGGCCGTCCGGTCGGGGTGCTCGGCACGAAAGCGGGCGAACTGCTCGTCGCGGACGACGCCGGGCACACCGTGTGGCGCGTGGCGGCGGGGTGACGTGCCGGAATAGCATGACGGCATGGACATCGACTCCGGCTTGCTCGCCCCGGTGTGGGCGGGCACCGGACTGGCCGCCCTGGTTTCCGACGACGCTTGG from the Amycolatopsis magusensis genome contains:
- a CDS encoding Gfo/Idh/MocA family protein, yielding MRPVRLGVAGLGVISKYYLAAISAHPGTELAAVCDLRPEALAPFAGGVACFTDHTAMFDRVDAVVVTTPNDTHEQLCRDALAAGLPVCVEKPLAIDVEAGRRLNRLGGRLFTAFHRRYNRNVLALRESLVGSPKITGLRVRYLEKIEEHVGDDAWYLDIDRCGGGCVADNGPNAFDLVRMFLGEVSVEDAVVTRDAAGVDRLAVVRLRAADGTPARVELDWSRPGETKDVAVELADGTMHTADLLDGFTGFKNSLWHEYEGVLAAFLGGEPDHGLPALELVAATYHREPVLR
- a CDS encoding DUF6917 domain-containing protein, which gives rise to MKENGPKREVDGVLVKVLLHRRDERGMSLEPHASRCVRRGEVHELVTTDHRETEAGARIDRVGFLGFAEISCAGVLDRGDEFWLGDTLIGTVLGFDACHFPNHYNILITRADVVTGADLGLTPELPVSFRPA
- a CDS encoding EF-hand domain-containing protein, with the translated sequence MTTAVAQDRLTQRFEKWDTNGDGTLELADFQEEARRICEAFGRQSSSTEGRNLENALTGMFEYLATQAGVGRNGSLTQDQFRAVTEKLIFEEGEASFNRVMRPVIKGVIGMCDTNRDGQINGDEFATWLSAVGVDRSEARSAFDEIDTSGDGQLSADELLAAVRSFHFGKLSVPLLG
- a CDS encoding nucleotide sugar dehydrogenase; protein product: MTTTGLVVVGLGYVGLPLARQACRAGVPTTGLDIDEPLVSSLNAGRSPVHGVTGDDLAHMLATGFRATSDDAVLATAETVVICVPTGLTPQGKPDLRAVRSAARAVAGRLRPGTLVVLESTSFPGTTEEVVRPILESGSGLVAGEDFHLVYSPERIDPGNARYGIANTPKVIGGLTPLCAKHGVAFYGGLVDTVVVARGTREAEMSKLLENTYRFVNIALVNEMAVFCDRMNIDVWDVLDCAATKPFGFAPFRPGPGIGGHCIPVDPLYLTSKAQREGFSFSLVSAARQVNDGMPEYVARRADAILADGLNGAEVLLLGVTYKPDVPDVRESPAIAVAEAFAERGARLRYHDPYIDRFEVDSVALDRVEDLPAALAAADLTVLLQDHECYESALLAREARCLLDTRGRVAGHHVRLL
- a CDS encoding ADP-ribosylglycohydrolase family protein is translated as MAPLSPAYASLHGLRIGDAFGARITLPGDHPDVVGRVLPPGPWAWTDDTEMACSVLSVLDRHGHLDQDDLADHFQRHFDPDRGYGPGAERVLLRYRRGESWRDIARSVFGGGSWGNGAAMRVAPLGAWFAPELDRVVTEAAKSAEVTHAHPEGIAGAVAVAVAAALACTSPLDGGELLRAVATRVALGEVRRRIEVAAEFRGTAEEAARELGNGREVSAMDSVPLSLWLAAHHFGDFEDALWTAARVAEDVDTVCAMTGGIIAARTGYDGIPVRWRDSGEPLPRWLVPSAVYEA
- a CDS encoding PQQ-dependent sugar dehydrogenase, giving the protein MPETRKPGRLRRRLGWVALGFVLVVALLVAVGAYALDPGGDPPDPAGLGANPQVGAPDEQTIPTVNGANVIGWPADKAPTAPPGFTVTRFAAGLDHPRWLYQLPNGDVLAAESATAPGGGLFASLFDLVRGNDGSRGESANRITLLRDADGDGVAEFRTPFLENLNQPFGMALIGEALYVGNTDSVWRFPYREGETRISDPGQKILDLPAGGYNNHWTRNVVAAPDGSKLYVTVGSGSNVAENGLDNEIRRAMVLEINPDGTGERVLASGMRNPNGLDFEPQTGTLWTVVNERDMLGDDVPPDYLTRVRDGDFYGWPWSYWGQRVDERVEPQRPDLVSKSLVPDYSLGAHTAPLGLAFYRGSAFDERYRGGAFIGEHGSWNRGRSVGFTVDFVPFRDGMPSGPPEEFLTGFKPDPDNADTYGRPVGVLGTKAGELLVADDAGHTVWRVAAG